The nucleotide window GAAGATCAGTACTCGCTGGGCAGCAGCAGCGTGGTGACGCTGCGATCCCATTCGGTGATGATCCAGAGCTTCAGGCCGGGTGCGACCTGGTAAGAAGAAAACAGGCGATCCTCACCGGACTTCAGCGCGGCATCGTTCTGCCGCCTGTCACTGTCGTCGAGGTCGCCCCAGTCGCCACCGAGGTGGCGGCGCAGGTAGGGAGTCGGGTTGAGCTGGCCCTGTTGGAGCAGGTCATCGACGCCGCAGGTCATGACCACCTGGCCTGGCGAGAAGCGCAGGCTCGGTGTCTGGCTGATGGAAAGTGCTTGGGCTGCCATGGAAGGCTCCTGGATATGGAGGGGCCACGGCACCCCATCGGGGCGACTGGACCCCGGTGGGTGGAAAAATCGACGGTGAACCGTCGGCGGTGAAAAACAATCAGCGAATGGTCAACACCTCGCCCCGTGTCGGGGAGCCAGGCGTCATGTCCCAGGCGCGGATGACGGGAACGAACTTGTCGGTGAGGATGCGCGTCTCGGCAATCGAGCCGTCTTCGCGTTCGGTGAATTCCCGCTGGAGCGTCTTGTCCTTGTGGGTGTCACCTTTGACGACGAGTACGCGCCCCGTCTTGGATTGCACGACTCCCGAGATCGCGCCCGCGGCCAGAGCGAGGGCGAGATGCCAGTGGGACAAGGCTCGCGCCGGAGGACGCAGCGTCTGCTGCGCGGCTCCCAACTGCGTATCCCGCGACGGCCAGAGGCCTTGCAGCCTGCCAACCTCATCGGCGAACTGCTCCGGCTCCATCGTCACGCGGAAGAAATGCCCCGGCTCGGCCGGACTGGCGGGGACTATGTACGGCAGGAACGGCCATTCGCTCGGCAGCTCCTCGGCTTCGACTTCGCCAAGCCCAACCTGCAGCAGCAGATTGCGCACGGCCTTGACGCCATCGGGCGTCTGCTCGCGCTGGCGCACCCGGCGTCCGAAGATCACCACCTGCTTGAACTGCGTTTCCACCGCTCGGTAGATGCGCAGGTCGGTGTAGTGGCGCGTCAGCCAGCCGACCAGCTCGGCGTCGAGCACGTAGCCGGGAACGATGAAGACCAGCACGCCGCCGTACTGCAACAGGGGCAGCGTGCGCTGGTAGAACAGTTTTTCGAGGCGGGCACGGCCCTGACCCTGATAGCCAATGTTGCCGTTGACGTCCTTGGACAGGTCGCCATATGGCGGATTGAGCCAGAGCAGCCCGAAGGACTGCTTGGAAATCATCGTGTCCATCAGATCCGCGTGCAGGCAGTGATCGACCAGGCTGCGGGCATGGCGCGCCCGCTCTGCGTCGAACTCGACGGCGAACGCTTTGGCCTGCTCGCGCCCCAGGGCATGAGCCGCTTCGGCAATCGCCACGCCTTCGCCGGCGCAGGGATCGAGGATGCACATCGGTCCATTGGATTCAGGCGCACTGGGCATCAGTGCATTGAGTGCTCTTTCGAGCGTCGGTTCGTCGGTCGGGAAGTACCCGTTCTTCACGAAATTGCGGGCGAGCCGCGGGAACATGAGAGCCATGGAAGTCTCCTGGTTGGCGGGGATAAATGGCGCAGGCGGGCCTTGGCGTACCTGCGCAGGTGGTTCAAGCCGCTACCGTTTCCGGCGTCCAAATCTTGGCCGGGTATGGGTAGGCGGTGAGCACGTCACTGCGGATCAGCGAGCCGAGCGCCTGGGTCAGCGCCGGCACGTCGATGGCGAGCCGATGGCCCACCAAAGGCCCGAGGGCGAATGGCAAACGGGTCAGCATCTCGCGGCTTTGCAGCAGTTCCAGCACGGTTTCGCGCCAGTGGTCGAGCAGTGGCAGTGGGCAGGTGTCCTGCACCAACGGCCACAGGCGGTCAAATTGGTGGTCGCTATCGCGGGGCAGCAATGCCAGTGCGCTGGCGTTGGCCTTGTCGGGCTTGACGCAGCGCCGATCGAACAGCCACACGTTGGACAGCGAACCGAACAGCGTTCGCCGGTAGGCGCGGGTCATGCGCTTTTCCAGGCGATCGACGTTGCCGACGAACACCGGAACGCTGCCACCCTGGTCGGTGATGAGGTGGAACTGCTCCAGTCCCTGCTCGTCGCGCCCGAGGGTCAGGCGAGCCAGGAACTGCTGGACGGCGGTGTCCCGCGCCCAGATCGACAGGAAGATCAGGTTGCCCTGGTCATCGCCGACGCATGCGTCGGCCATCACGTCCGGGCATTCGTCGATGCGGTACAGCGTGGAAGAAGTGGTTGCGGGCATGGTGGTGTCCTCGGATGAACGGGAACAGCACCGCCCGCAGGGGCAAGCACTGCCCCTTGGGGTGGAAAGAAAAACGCCCTGGTTCAGACCGTCAGCGCCGTAGCTGGGGCCGTGCTTGCCTTGGGTGTGTGCCGCTTTGCGTGGTAGGCGCGAACGCCTGCACGCCATTCGGTGGACTGCTCCGGTGCGAGGTCCAGATAGGACAGCGGGCACGAGTAGTAGTACGGGTGCATGGATTCGTCCAGCGGCTTGTAGCCCCACTGGCCGCCGCTGCGCTCCAGCAGATCGCAGCGGATGATGCACAGGGACTGGCCCGGTGCGAGATCACGGTGTACGCCTTCGGCCTTGGCTGTGACTTGCGTAACAGACCAGAGGACGTTGCCACGCAGCGCGTGGGCGATGACCTTGACGCTGGCGCGTTCGGTCTCTTGCGGTGCGATCAACTCCGCGATCAGTTCAGACCGCGATTGGGGTGAGAAATACCAGCCCATGAGAGGCCTCCTGGAAAAATTGAGCCAGAAG belongs to Melaminivora suipulveris and includes:
- a CDS encoding DUF6094 domain-containing protein; amino-acid sequence: MALMFPRLARNFVKNGYFPTDEPTLERALNALMPSAPESNGPMCILDPCAGEGVAIAEAAHALGREQAKAFAVEFDAERARHARSLVDHCLHADLMDTMISKQSFGLLWLNPPYGDLSKDVNGNIGYQGQGRARLEKLFYQRTLPLLQYGGVLVFIVPGYVLDAELVGWLTRHYTDLRIYRAVETQFKQVVIFGRRVRQREQTPDGVKAVRNLLLQVGLGEVEAEELPSEWPFLPYIVPASPAEPGHFFRVTMEPEQFADEVGRLQGLWPSRDTQLGAAQQTLRPPARALSHWHLALALAAGAISGVVQSKTGRVLVVKGDTHKDKTLQREFTEREDGSIAETRILTDKFVPVIRAWDMTPGSPTRGEVLTIR